One window of Puntigrus tetrazona isolate hp1 chromosome 14, ASM1883169v1, whole genome shotgun sequence genomic DNA carries:
- the gpr151 gene encoding G-protein coupled receptor 151, translated as MDKLPAMNISGGNSSVDRRSFLERSGYQHLDHGDLRVLIPVVLGVICVLGFTGNVTAIGVLITNARKSKLSLINALILNLMLADGLVLAFAVPFKATAYSRASWTLGLFVCKTCDWFLHSCMAAKSFTVAIMAKACYRYVSNPTKQVSIRSKTILVVLLFTWLLACVVPIPQWLFSTLQREASGMICVQAVPADAHDFMSVYVKAYPLLAYCTPLSFALLYFWKAYGRCQRRSSKTQNLRTQIRSRKLTLMLFSLTVAMATMWLPQWVSWVWMRHALETDGAFPPVLFTLSAQLLMFSISLVNPLIVLALSEEFREGYIDLWRRLTLRKQPPKQHKPGPHTPTAPKSPTPRPERSAHLPPQRPGRTEEQKPEKQPDQSEGQQESPTNKDGIVLQDVEQFWQERETGSQTHENDPVPWEHQDPKEGKQ; from the coding sequence ATGGATAAATTACCTGCTATGAATATCAGCGGCGGGAACAGTTCGGTGGATAGACGCTCATTCCTGGAGAGAAGTGGATATCAGCACCTGGACCACGGAGATCTGAGAGTTTTGATTCCGGTGGTGCTGGGAGTAATCTGCGTCCTGGGTTTCACCGGGAATGTAACGGCTATTGGAGTCCTGATCACCAACGCGCGTAAAAGTAAGCTGTCGTTGATCAACGCACTCATCCTCAACCTCATGCTAGCTGATGGTCTGGTCCTGGCATTTGCTGTTCCCTTCAAAGCCACTGCTTATTCCCGTGCCAGCTGGACCCTGGGATTGTTTGTCTGCAAGACCTGTGACTGGTTCTTGCACTCATGTATGGCTGCAAAAAGCTTTACCGTGGCCATCATGGCCAAAGCTTGCTACAGGTATGTCAGTAACCCCACCAAGCAGGTAAGCATCCGTTCAAAGACTATCCTGGTAGTCCTACTCTTTACTTGGCTCTTGGCGTGTGTGGTCCCCATTCCCCAATGGCTTTTTTCTACCCTGCAAAGAGAAGCAAGTGGAATGATTTGTGTTCAAGCAGTGCCAGCCGATGCCCATGATTTCATGTCCGTGTACGTCAAGGCATACCCTCTCCTGGCCTACTGCACGCCTTTAAGTTTCGCTCTGCTTTATTTTTGGAAAGCATATGGACGATGCCAGCGCAGGTCCAGCAAGACCCAGAACCTACGGACGCAAATCCGATCCCGCAAGCTCACCCTGATGCTGTTCAGCCTGACGGTGGCCATGGCCACCATGTGGCTCCCACAATGGGTGTCCTGGGTTTGGATGCGGCACGCCCTAGAGACCGACGGTGCCTTCCCTCCGGTCCTCTTCACTCTTTCCGCCCAGCTCCTCATGTTCTCAATCTCTCTAGTCAACCCTCTCATAGTTCTTGCCCTCTCCGAGGAGTTCAGAGAAGGTTACATTGACTTGTGGCGAAGGCTCACCCTCCGCAAACAACCGCCAAAACAACACAAGCCAGGACCACACACCCCAACTGCCCCAAAGTCACCCACCCCAAGACCCGAAAGGTCAGCCCACCTCCCTCCACAACGGCCTGGAAGAACAGAAGAGCAAAAGCCTGAGAAGCAACCAGACCAGAGTGAAGGACAGCAAGAGAGCCCGACCAACAAGGATGGAATAGTACTGCAAGATGTAGAGCAGTTCTGGCAAGAGAGGGAGACTGGCTCCCAGACACATGAAAATGACCCTGTGCCCTGGGAACATCAGGATCCCAAGGAAGGAAAACAGTAA